In Rubripirellula tenax, the following are encoded in one genomic region:
- a CDS encoding ankyrin repeat domain-containing protein, translating into MNQTIFYQRRAVAFSVSLVVLLVAGGCGAAVESNASRDASTEVPSTDTASESEPFEDSEVSTSVAQSTVGSASVRYSDEAFRVAAHDGNIDIVRDALAAGTKVDAPDPDRKYTALLMAAYNGHSHVVKVLLENGAEVDARDFEGKTPLIHAASGPFPDAVAMLIDAGANINATETTEGFTALMTAAAMGEADVVKLLLVRGADPTVVDADNDTAKNHAINAGKSDVAELLP; encoded by the coding sequence ATGAATCAAACCATTTTTTACCAACGCCGCGCTGTTGCGTTTTCTGTATCGCTGGTCGTTCTTCTGGTCGCCGGCGGATGCGGTGCTGCAGTCGAATCGAACGCTTCGCGTGACGCGTCGACGGAAGTCCCGTCCACCGACACGGCAAGTGAGTCCGAACCGTTTGAGGATTCGGAAGTATCCACGAGTGTTGCCCAGAGCACCGTCGGTTCTGCGTCGGTCCGCTACAGCGACGAGGCTTTTCGAGTCGCTGCACACGACGGAAATATCGACATCGTTCGCGATGCGTTGGCGGCCGGAACCAAAGTCGACGCGCCCGATCCGGATCGCAAGTACACGGCACTGTTGATGGCCGCCTATAACGGTCACAGCCATGTGGTGAAAGTGTTGCTGGAAAACGGCGCCGAGGTGGACGCCCGCGACTTCGAAGGCAAGACGCCGCTGATTCATGCCGCATCGGGCCCGTTTCCCGACGCGGTAGCGATGCTGATCGATGCCGGTGCCAACATCAACGCGACCGAGACCACCGAAGGGTTCACGGCCTTGATGACGGCTGCCGCGATGGGAGAAGCGGATGTCGTTAAGCTGTTGCTCGTACGAGGCGCTGACCCAACCGTCGTTGACGCTGACAACGACACCGCGAAAAACCACGCAATCAATGCGGGAAAATCTGACGTCGCGGAACTGCTGCCCTGA
- a CDS encoding endonuclease/exonuclease/phosphatase family protein, whose product MDADVSNELQKRPPTRERNLEKVFWVASAGVLCFVSVLTWTAPLHWCMNLLAELRIQQCTVIVVMLAVAMFRQQGFVAMMMLIALALHAPWLTGGGSAGRFDPNPSTKFGDPAPDLTVTVSNALTKNQRHGEVIADILRASPDVFGVVELSHELSEKMIEHSSHRYPYRVVRPISSYDFGIGLFSKHPLDDVDVFSFDEGIESIAATFSKGQETYRIYVTHPLPPVSHHNFDQRNEHLRLLAEKLREDRASHPDCHFLLIGDLNATPWSPALADLSDGSGLDRAITGIDFTPTHYSGPSWFPFGLVIDHVLISDRLQCVGHRVGGPTGSDHRSVTVEITAAATDQ is encoded by the coding sequence ATGGATGCCGACGTATCTAACGAGTTGCAGAAACGTCCGCCGACGCGCGAACGAAATCTCGAAAAGGTCTTTTGGGTTGCCTCGGCAGGCGTCCTTTGCTTCGTCAGCGTGCTGACGTGGACGGCGCCCCTGCATTGGTGCATGAACTTGCTTGCCGAGCTACGAATTCAGCAATGCACGGTGATCGTCGTGATGTTGGCCGTCGCGATGTTCCGCCAACAAGGATTCGTTGCGATGATGATGCTGATCGCACTCGCGCTGCATGCACCATGGTTGACTGGCGGTGGATCGGCTGGGCGATTCGATCCCAATCCATCGACGAAATTTGGCGATCCGGCACCAGACCTTACTGTCACGGTGTCCAATGCGTTGACCAAGAATCAACGTCATGGCGAAGTGATTGCCGACATCCTGAGAGCTTCGCCGGACGTGTTCGGCGTGGTGGAATTGAGTCACGAGTTGTCGGAAAAAATGATCGAGCACTCGTCTCATCGATATCCCTATCGCGTTGTCCGTCCAATCAGCAGCTACGACTTCGGAATCGGACTGTTTTCAAAGCACCCGCTGGACGACGTCGACGTGTTCTCGTTTGACGAGGGGATTGAATCGATTGCAGCAACGTTTTCAAAGGGGCAAGAAACGTATCGGATCTACGTGACCCATCCGTTGCCGCCGGTCAGCCACCATAACTTCGACCAACGCAACGAGCACTTGCGTTTACTTGCCGAAAAATTGCGGGAAGATCGGGCCTCGCATCCCGACTGTCATTTTCTTTTGATCGGCGACCTCAACGCGACACCTTGGTCGCCTGCGCTGGCGGATCTGAGCGACGGATCCGGCCTGGATCGCGCGATCACGGGCATCGACTTCACGCCGACCCACTACAGCGGCCCAAGTTGGTTCCCGTTCGGCTTGGTCATCGACCATGTACTGATCAGCGACCGTTTGCAATGTGTCGGGCACCGAGTCGGCGGGCCCACGGGGTCGGACCATCGATCGGTGACTGTGGAAATCACGGCGGCGGCAACGGATCAATGA
- a CDS encoding VWA domain-containing protein, whose protein sequence is MTPFNFKNSPQRNGTAAVLVVVTFSVFLIMAAFSIDVAYMQLSRLELRTSADAAAKAGAEALSREGSVDDARTAAKQLASMNLVGGAPLTLQDSDIFFGRSARQSDGSWAFTQGAMPYSGVRVHATQPVSLFFGAITGKENFSTNMHSTACATENEICLVVDRSHSMCFDLTGTDFSYPPAIPTGPDDPIIFPPDPSASRWGYLAEAVDAFVEIVEQRNAAQRIGLVTFGSNITLSTYEGNLTGRTFPATALDVPLGSDFAAVLTAIQNRTNDVMLGGTNLSSGMQMGIDMLVGPTSQSHATKTMVVMTDGKWNTGINPATLAKAANQEGIIVHTITFLDTADQSDMVKVAKFGSGEHYHASDGPSLIAAFEDLAFNLPVTLTD, encoded by the coding sequence ATGACTCCATTCAACTTTAAGAACAGTCCACAACGAAACGGAACCGCTGCGGTATTGGTGGTCGTGACTTTTTCAGTCTTTTTGATCATGGCCGCGTTTTCAATCGACGTTGCCTACATGCAATTGTCGCGATTGGAACTACGGACAAGCGCCGATGCTGCTGCAAAAGCAGGTGCCGAAGCTCTTTCCCGCGAAGGCTCCGTTGACGACGCAAGAACAGCCGCGAAACAGTTGGCATCGATGAATCTGGTCGGTGGTGCCCCACTGACGTTACAAGACAGCGATATTTTTTTCGGCCGTTCGGCCCGCCAAAGCGATGGAAGCTGGGCGTTCACACAAGGTGCGATGCCGTACAGTGGTGTTCGAGTCCATGCGACCCAACCCGTTTCCTTATTTTTTGGCGCAATCACTGGCAAAGAAAACTTTAGCACGAACATGCATTCGACCGCTTGCGCAACGGAAAACGAAATTTGTCTTGTCGTCGATCGTTCGCACTCGATGTGTTTCGATTTGACCGGAACCGATTTTTCCTATCCGCCAGCGATTCCAACAGGACCTGATGACCCGATCATTTTTCCTCCCGACCCGTCGGCGAGTCGATGGGGTTATTTGGCAGAAGCGGTCGACGCGTTCGTTGAAATCGTCGAACAACGCAATGCGGCTCAGCGAATCGGATTGGTTACCTTCGGATCCAACATTACTCTTTCGACCTATGAAGGTAACTTGACCGGTCGAACGTTTCCCGCAACCGCTCTCGACGTTCCACTGGGATCGGACTTCGCGGCGGTTTTAACAGCAATTCAAAATCGCACCAACGACGTCATGCTGGGCGGCACCAATCTGTCTTCCGGAATGCAGATGGGCATCGACATGCTTGTCGGTCCGACATCGCAATCGCACGCAACGAAAACAATGGTTGTGATGACCGACGGAAAGTGGAACACGGGTATCAACCCTGCCACTCTGGCGAAAGCCGCCAATCAAGAAGGGATCATCGTTCACACAATCACTTTTCTGGATACCGCGGATCAGTCGGACATGGTCAAGGTGGCCAAATTTGGCAGCGGAGAACACTATCACGCCAGCGATGGGCCGAGTCTGATTGCTGCGTTCGAAGACCTTGCATTCAACCTTCCCGTGACCCTGACGGATTGA
- a CDS encoding DUF2306 domain-containing protein: MSATHTTARRSWLHRAILFAATLLLTRVWALTIWEYRNYIPPNFDSAFLCGMRDTFFGWYSIAFYAHIVAGPIVLLLAAFLMFTGGRGPLASMHRRVAKLHIAIVVTVVAPTGFLMAIRAHAGPIAGVGFASLAIATAMTAVRAMQTAKQRSWVSHRKWATRCFLLLLSPLLLRLVSGLASVLDAESETFYRINAWVSWLAPWLIYELVLYIRSPSLRPLPKGSRHEQVSNSQTSVVPARLHPG; this comes from the coding sequence ATGAGTGCCACCCACACGACCGCGCGTCGGTCTTGGTTACATCGGGCAATCCTCTTCGCGGCAACGTTGCTTTTGACGCGGGTTTGGGCGTTGACCATTTGGGAATATCGCAACTACATTCCGCCGAATTTTGATTCCGCTTTTCTGTGCGGCATGCGTGACACGTTTTTCGGTTGGTACAGCATCGCGTTCTATGCGCATATCGTTGCCGGACCGATCGTACTTCTGCTCGCCGCGTTCTTGATGTTTACCGGCGGCCGCGGGCCCCTGGCGTCGATGCATCGTCGGGTTGCGAAACTTCACATCGCGATCGTGGTGACGGTCGTTGCGCCAACTGGTTTTTTGATGGCCATACGAGCTCATGCCGGCCCGATCGCGGGCGTCGGTTTTGCTTCGCTTGCGATCGCAACGGCCATGACCGCGGTGAGGGCGATGCAAACCGCGAAGCAAAGAAGCTGGGTTTCGCATCGCAAGTGGGCGACGCGTTGTTTTCTGCTCTTGCTGTCTCCGCTTCTGTTGCGATTGGTGTCGGGCTTGGCAAGCGTTTTGGATGCCGAGTCAGAAACGTTCTACCGTATCAATGCGTGGGTCAGTTGGCTGGCGCCTTGGTTGATTTACGAACTGGTTCTCTACATTCGGTCTCCTTCTCTTCGTCCGTTACCGAAAGGGTCTCGCCATGAACAGGTTTCGAATTCGCAAACAAGCGTTGTCCCCGCTCGCCTTCACCCTGGTTGA
- a CDS encoding TadE family protein, producing the protein MTSTRRGVAAVEFAVCLPVLTFLVFGSIELSNGVYTKQAATAAAYEAARVATAAGGSESVARARVDEVLQGLNITGATVTITPAIDDSLARGTVVTLSVAIPSELNSGGLNFVMPNRQITSTVSMVKQ; encoded by the coding sequence ATGACGTCGACTCGGCGCGGCGTTGCTGCGGTCGAGTTTGCTGTCTGCTTGCCAGTGCTTACGTTCTTGGTTTTCGGTTCAATCGAGCTAAGCAACGGCGTTTACACAAAACAAGCCGCGACTGCGGCGGCCTATGAAGCAGCACGCGTTGCGACGGCCGCCGGCGGATCAGAATCAGTCGCTCGCGCTCGTGTGGACGAAGTTCTTCAGGGACTAAACATCACTGGGGCGACCGTCACGATTACGCCAGCCATCGACGATTCACTCGCTCGCGGAACGGTGGTGACGCTCAGTGTGGCGATTCCGTCTGAGCTAAATTCGGGCGGCCTGAATTTCGTGATGCCGAATCGACAAATCACTTCAACCGTTTCCATGGTCAAACAATAG
- a CDS encoding DUF1559 family PulG-like putative transporter, translated as MNRFRIRKQALSPLAFTLVELLVVIAIIGVLVGLLLPATRFSHEAARRMSCSNNLKQLGLALHNYHSNHKQLPMAMGGTDLGPTPNHANASRLSGLVALLPFIEQQAAWESISKPNRFGDVDYPAMGPAPWVMQYDPWRYNIENLMCPSSPNEPAGFGATSFTFSIGDSAREIHRPDAQRGGFACRKTTTFRSINDGLSNTIAMAEIAVLHDRMSKTQFAVKQPASILESPSQCRELADPDRPNYFGADVKLGVQGRGMRWADGAAGFSLANMILPPNSPSCAVMGTQEVDGIYSASSMHQGGCHVLMMDGAVKFVTDSIDAGDAQSPTIATEKSEVPLASPYGLWGAIGSAVGGESIDEDL; from the coding sequence ATGAACAGGTTTCGAATTCGCAAACAAGCGTTGTCCCCGCTCGCCTTCACCCTGGTTGAGTTGTTGGTCGTGATTGCGATCATCGGCGTTTTGGTCGGATTGCTGTTGCCGGCAACGCGTTTCTCGCATGAAGCGGCGCGGCGGATGTCTTGTTCCAACAACCTGAAGCAACTCGGCTTAGCGCTTCACAACTATCACTCGAATCACAAACAGCTTCCGATGGCGATGGGCGGCACCGATTTGGGACCGACGCCCAACCACGCAAACGCGAGTCGCTTGAGTGGCTTGGTTGCGTTGTTGCCGTTCATCGAGCAACAAGCGGCGTGGGAGAGCATTTCGAAACCCAACCGCTTCGGCGATGTCGATTACCCTGCGATGGGGCCGGCGCCCTGGGTCATGCAGTACGATCCTTGGCGATACAACATCGAAAATCTGATGTGCCCCAGCTCGCCGAACGAACCGGCCGGCTTCGGTGCGACCAGTTTTACGTTTTCGATCGGTGATTCGGCGCGTGAAATCCATCGCCCCGATGCCCAGCGCGGCGGTTTCGCTTGTCGTAAGACAACGACCTTTCGCAGCATCAACGACGGTCTTTCTAACACGATCGCGATGGCCGAAATCGCCGTCTTGCATGACCGGATGTCGAAAACTCAGTTCGCCGTTAAGCAGCCGGCCTCGATCTTAGAATCTCCGTCGCAGTGTCGTGAATTGGCCGATCCCGATCGTCCCAACTACTTCGGCGCCGATGTGAAGTTGGGCGTGCAAGGCCGAGGGATGAGATGGGCTGATGGTGCGGCGGGCTTTTCTTTGGCCAACATGATCTTGCCGCCGAACAGCCCCAGCTGCGCGGTGATGGGGACGCAAGAAGTCGATGGCATCTATTCGGCCAGCAGCATGCACCAGGGTGGATGCCACGTCCTGATGATGGACGGCGCCGTCAAGTTTGTGACGGACAGCATCGACGCCGGTGATGCCCAATCACCAACGATCGCCACGGAAAAAAGCGAGGTTCCGTTGGCCAGCCCCTACGGATTGTGGGGGGCGATTGGCAGTGCGGTTGGTGGTGAATCGATCGATGAGGACTTATAG
- a CDS encoding Gfo/Idh/MocA family protein has translation MTDSVHSPATRRNFLKTASIATVAATPYFWTSASAKAESANDKLHIGSIGTSIYSNRYTGDGDHPGRGAVIGHQAGVLGDMVAVADVNSKAAAFFADRYKGNCQMYKDYEDLIARDDIDAVTIGTPDHWHAKIAIDAMRAGKHVYCEKPLSLTIREGQQVCQVAKETGKIFQVGTQQRSEFDQVFLHAVAIAQSGMLGETLDCLISVGNGEKGGPYKAAPVPEHLDWDKWLGQTPKVPYCPERCDFDFRWWLEYSGGQVTDWGVHHGDIAMWAMGMSDSGPTSIQGKGTYPKIENGFNVAVDFDCQFEFEGGHTARLYSGKNELIISGDKGRIRVNRGGLSGKPAEELGVAHKIGVDEWGSGEAADGSPIGGRGPDWLQEAVDKLCHGKKPGNHMANFFECIREGGTPISDVNSHHRSVSLCHLANIAMRLDRKVKWDPSKEVFIGDDEANSMIAREQREGYQIEV, from the coding sequence ATGACAGACTCTGTGCATTCACCAGCAACACGTCGCAATTTTCTGAAGACCGCCAGTATCGCAACCGTAGCTGCAACACCGTACTTTTGGACTTCCGCGTCCGCAAAGGCAGAGTCGGCGAACGACAAGCTGCACATTGGTTCGATCGGGACCAGTATCTATTCGAACCGTTACACAGGCGACGGGGATCACCCCGGCCGCGGTGCGGTCATCGGGCACCAGGCCGGCGTCCTGGGCGATATGGTGGCGGTTGCCGATGTGAACAGCAAGGCGGCGGCGTTCTTCGCCGATCGGTACAAAGGCAATTGCCAAATGTACAAAGACTACGAAGATTTGATCGCGCGCGACGACATCGACGCGGTGACCATCGGCACACCCGATCACTGGCACGCCAAAATCGCGATCGACGCGATGCGTGCTGGTAAGCACGTCTATTGCGAGAAACCGCTCAGCCTGACCATTCGCGAAGGCCAGCAGGTTTGTCAGGTCGCCAAGGAAACCGGAAAGATTTTCCAAGTCGGGACGCAACAAAGGAGCGAATTCGACCAAGTCTTTCTGCACGCGGTCGCGATTGCTCAAAGCGGTATGCTGGGCGAAACACTCGATTGTCTGATCAGCGTCGGTAACGGCGAGAAAGGTGGCCCGTACAAGGCTGCGCCGGTGCCTGAGCATTTGGACTGGGACAAGTGGCTTGGTCAAACGCCGAAGGTCCCGTATTGTCCCGAGCGTTGCGATTTTGATTTCCGATGGTGGCTCGAATACAGCGGCGGCCAGGTCACGGATTGGGGCGTTCACCACGGCGACATTGCGATGTGGGCGATGGGCATGAGCGATTCGGGCCCCACTTCGATCCAAGGAAAAGGTACTTATCCAAAAATTGAAAATGGGTTCAACGTTGCCGTCGACTTCGATTGTCAGTTCGAATTTGAAGGCGGTCACACCGCGCGATTGTATTCGGGGAAAAACGAACTGATCATCAGCGGCGACAAGGGACGTATCCGAGTCAATCGCGGTGGCTTGTCTGGAAAACCCGCCGAAGAACTGGGCGTCGCGCACAAGATTGGCGTCGATGAATGGGGCTCGGGCGAAGCGGCCGATGGAAGCCCGATTGGCGGACGCGGGCCCGATTGGTTGCAAGAAGCCGTGGACAAACTTTGCCACGGCAAGAAACCAGGCAACCACATGGCGAACTTCTTCGAATGCATTCGTGAAGGAGGTACTCCGATCAGCGACGTGAACTCGCACCACCGAAGTGTCAGTCTTTGCCACTTGGCGAACATTGCAATGCGTTTGGACCGCAAAGTCAAATGGGACCCCAGCAAGGAGGTCTTCATTGGCGATGACGAAGCCAATTCGATGATTGCTCGCGAGCAGCGAGAAGGCTACCAAATCGAAGTCTGA
- a CDS encoding TadE/TadG family type IV pilus assembly protein — protein MSRKKHSRRGTTAVEMALVIPIIFGLLFAAIDFSRAQNVRNTAALAAYEGAREGILPGRTASGIQQVVQANIDTLGIVDAVITVTPTTITPRTSEITVVVTTPMDSNLYAYSKFFAGKTITTTCTLARESELTKQSQDATLTQ, from the coding sequence GTGAGTCGTAAGAAGCATTCACGTCGAGGGACCACCGCGGTGGAGATGGCGTTGGTCATTCCGATCATCTTCGGGTTGCTGTTCGCGGCAATTGATTTTTCACGCGCACAGAATGTCCGCAACACCGCGGCATTGGCTGCGTACGAAGGGGCTCGCGAGGGTATACTGCCGGGACGAACAGCATCGGGTATTCAACAAGTCGTTCAAGCAAACATTGATACGCTCGGAATCGTAGACGCGGTAATCACCGTGACTCCAACAACGATCACACCAAGGACTTCTGAAATAACAGTTGTCGTCACCACGCCCATGGACAGCAATCTGTACGCCTACAGCAAATTCTTCGCAGGCAAAACCATCACGACCACTTGCACGCTAGCGCGCGAAAGTGAATTGACCAAACAGTCGCAAGACGCGACGCTTACTCAGTAG
- a CDS encoding alkaline phosphatase D family protein has protein sequence MIRFALAALIAVSALSVTHGQTSGRDPIRLTHGPMLGMPTDRSVRVWARTSDPGSFEVHYGTNPDQLNRTSPAAQTSIDHDNTGSVTIDRLQADTRFHYQIWVNGRPHGLPGSFMTLPSTPLSRNAEHNPDGLFNFRFQIGSCANQNPLHGPGHRLRTYEHLNADWADKVNFHIMNGDWLYEELRTYPAEAWRLVQGVDEVPKVVEVAPTIVGVWENYKLYLDRGVELAKWHRHVPSMFTFDDHELVNDIWGSGEAGKRHRRTVFRDIGTQAWFDYLGWANPMAHDHPVHFGTGSMKAGSEVLFDASADFQAMPIDQMSNLHVHWGTPEAGVNEMVFDDDSGEANSYVYDIVEVIDKHNLRLHMPAKVDSGSLSYSIGRRSYGSYRVANCEFYILDTRGDRDMHDISQRDKPGVSMLGKAQHDWLLESMKESDADFFFVISSVPFMIPHSGAGGFEADNENKEEAWTGFIAERESLIDAWDAIGKKVFVMTGDLHNSFAIKVTDNVWEFCCGPHNSVNHVPALDESDRPATGTWKFGPREMDIRWSSYLLPDLPREERMYPYFCVVQVNNVFNMPKKLGGKRLVAYPHPQIIFQYYDGRSGELAYAESVTMDH, from the coding sequence ATGATTCGTTTTGCCCTTGCCGCGTTGATCGCCGTTTCGGCTTTGTCCGTCACACACGGACAAACGAGCGGACGTGATCCGATCCGTTTGACCCACGGTCCCATGTTGGGCATGCCGACCGACCGTTCGGTTCGGGTCTGGGCACGAACATCCGATCCCGGTTCCTTTGAAGTTCACTACGGAACGAACCCCGATCAACTCAATCGGACCAGCCCCGCCGCCCAAACTTCGATCGATCACGACAACACCGGGTCCGTCACGATCGACCGTTTGCAAGCCGATACGCGGTTCCACTATCAAATTTGGGTCAACGGTCGACCGCACGGATTGCCGGGCAGCTTCATGACCTTGCCAAGCACCCCATTGTCGCGGAACGCCGAACACAACCCCGATGGATTGTTTAACTTTCGCTTTCAAATCGGATCGTGTGCAAACCAAAATCCGCTCCACGGACCCGGCCATCGTTTGCGAACGTACGAGCATTTAAACGCCGATTGGGCCGACAAAGTCAATTTCCACATCATGAATGGGGACTGGCTGTACGAGGAACTCCGCACTTATCCGGCCGAAGCTTGGCGACTCGTTCAAGGCGTCGACGAAGTCCCCAAGGTTGTCGAGGTCGCGCCGACCATTGTCGGAGTATGGGAAAACTACAAGCTGTACCTCGATCGTGGCGTGGAATTGGCGAAGTGGCACCGTCACGTGCCCAGCATGTTTACCTTCGACGATCACGAGCTGGTCAATGACATTTGGGGCTCGGGGGAAGCAGGCAAGCGTCATCGACGAACTGTTTTTCGCGACATCGGCACGCAGGCTTGGTTTGACTATTTGGGTTGGGCGAACCCGATGGCACACGACCACCCGGTCCACTTTGGTACTGGTTCGATGAAGGCTGGCAGCGAAGTGCTGTTCGATGCGTCAGCCGATTTCCAAGCCATGCCGATCGACCAAATGTCGAACCTCCATGTCCACTGGGGCACGCCCGAAGCCGGTGTCAATGAAATGGTCTTTGATGACGACAGCGGCGAAGCAAACTCGTACGTCTACGACATTGTCGAAGTGATTGACAAACACAATCTGCGTTTGCACATGCCGGCGAAAGTCGACAGCGGTTCGCTGAGCTACTCGATCGGCCGACGAAGCTATGGCAGTTACCGCGTCGCGAATTGCGAGTTTTATATCCTGGATACTCGCGGCGATCGTGACATGCACGACATAAGCCAACGTGACAAGCCGGGTGTTTCGATGCTTGGCAAAGCCCAGCATGATTGGCTGCTTGAATCGATGAAGGAAAGTGACGCTGATTTCTTTTTCGTCATCTCGTCGGTACCGTTCATGATCCCGCACAGCGGCGCGGGTGGGTTCGAGGCTGACAACGAAAACAAGGAAGAGGCGTGGACGGGATTCATCGCCGAACGTGAATCGCTAATTGACGCCTGGGACGCGATTGGGAAAAAGGTTTTTGTGATGACGGGCGATCTGCACAACAGTTTTGCGATCAAAGTCACCGACAACGTCTGGGAATTCTGCTGCGGCCCGCACAACAGCGTCAACCACGTCCCCGCGCTCGACGAAAGCGATCGCCCGGCAACCGGGACATGGAAATTTGGTCCGCGGGAAATGGATATTCGATGGAGCAGTTATTTGCTGCCCGACCTTCCTCGCGAAGAGCGAATGTATCCGTATTTCTGCGTCGTCCAAGTCAACAACGTCTTCAATATGCCCAAGAAGTTGGGCGGCAAACGGCTGGTCGCTTACCCCCATCCGCAAATCATCTTTCAGTACTACGACGGGCGTTCAGGCGAACTCGCCTATGCCGAATCGGTCACGATGGATCATTGA